A stretch of the Azospirillum brasilense genome encodes the following:
- a CDS encoding GntR family transcriptional regulator: MLDGNGPLDTASIGEQVTQRLRSEIISGRLAPGSRLMLDQYKALWNISITPLRDAAKRLEADGLVHIYPRRGIFVAEIDRNALMEVFQLRIALEPLVTELATPHAPEAEVEAMTEAYIAAGRPAPEAERQARLQEVDEVIHDFVLAHCPNQRLARIMATLRDSVAWCRNAVIEKVPNAFDPSLEEHVAICKALRAKDAEGAAAAMRDHLIATRDRTLKAMEAQERA; the protein is encoded by the coding sequence ATGCTCGACGGCAACGGTCCCCTCGACACGGCCTCCATCGGCGAGCAGGTCACCCAGCGGCTGCGGAGCGAGATCATCTCCGGCCGGCTGGCGCCGGGATCGCGGCTGATGCTGGACCAGTACAAGGCGCTGTGGAACATCAGCATCACGCCGCTGCGCGACGCCGCCAAGCGGCTGGAGGCGGACGGGCTGGTCCACATCTACCCGCGGCGCGGCATCTTCGTGGCGGAGATCGACCGCAACGCCCTGATGGAGGTGTTCCAGCTCCGCATCGCCCTGGAGCCGCTGGTGACGGAGCTGGCCACCCCCCACGCTCCGGAGGCGGAGGTGGAGGCGATGACCGAAGCCTACATCGCCGCCGGCCGCCCCGCCCCGGAGGCGGAACGGCAGGCTCGCCTGCAGGAGGTGGACGAGGTCATCCACGACTTCGTGCTGGCCCACTGCCCCAACCAGCGGCTGGCCCGCATCATGGCGACGCTTCGGGATTCGGTGGCCTGGTGCCGGAACGCGGTGATCGAGAAGGTGCCGAACGCCTTCGATCCCTCGCTGGAGGAGCATGTCGCCATCTGCAAGGCTCTGCGCGCCAAGGACGCCGAGGGAGCGGCCGCAGCGATGCGCGATCATTTGATCGCCACCCGCGACCGCACGTTGAAGGCCATGGAGGCACAGGAGCGCGCATAG